One Natrinema longum genomic window carries:
- a CDS encoding potassium channel family protein, producing the protein MRFVIVGYGRVGSRTATILAEEGHEVVIVDNDVDRIDRASNDGLETVRGDGSDEDVLVDAGIETADAIGAFTPDLNANFAACMVGTHHGCRTVLRIDEDYREDIYEKYAEEVDEIIYPERLGAAGAKTALLGGDFNVVADLAANLQLTVLEIQAGSPAVGKRMSELELPETARIYAHGRAREPLTIPLPGTELEVGDEVAVITETDRSDAVRSALLPANA; encoded by the coding sequence ATGAGGTTTGTCATCGTGGGTTATGGTCGGGTCGGCTCGCGGACGGCAACGATTCTCGCCGAGGAGGGCCACGAGGTCGTCATCGTCGACAACGACGTCGACCGTATCGACCGTGCCAGCAACGACGGGCTCGAGACGGTCCGTGGTGACGGATCGGACGAGGACGTACTCGTCGACGCCGGGATCGAAACCGCCGACGCGATCGGCGCGTTCACGCCGGATCTCAACGCCAACTTCGCGGCCTGTATGGTCGGGACTCACCACGGCTGTCGGACCGTCCTGCGGATCGACGAGGACTACCGCGAGGACATCTACGAGAAGTACGCCGAGGAGGTCGACGAGATCATTTACCCCGAGCGGCTGGGCGCTGCGGGTGCGAAGACAGCCCTGCTCGGCGGCGATTTCAACGTCGTCGCCGACCTCGCTGCGAACCTCCAGTTGACCGTCCTCGAGATCCAGGCGGGGTCGCCGGCGGTCGGGAAACGAATGAGCGAACTCGAACTCCCCGAGACTGCACGGATCTACGCCCACGGTCGCGCACGCGAACCGCTGACGATTCCGCTTCCGGGTACCGAGCTCGAGGTCGGTGACGAGGTCGCGGTCATCACCGAAACCGATCGGTCGGACGCGGTTCGATCGGCGTTGTTGCCCGCGAACGCCTGA
- a CDS encoding tRNA(Ile)(2)-agmatinylcytidine synthase gives MTVVALDDTDSRERGMCTTYVAAQIAEQLRRSEWSVQRILLVRLNPAIEYKTRGNAALAIHTDCDPDRAFEIARKRLEELAETGDERTNPGLVVADHAAEERAIPRDVGQFALAAIRDRLKPADAGALVERCGYRSWHAGNGRGRIGALAAVGAWAALAEWTHEYISYREPDRWGTPREVDPESVFEAAEWGYPEVWDTVDRGEDEPVCVPHTPGPILHGIRGDDPDAVRSVAERIESEPVATTQSFVTNQGTDAHLRNGSIGDLDDGRAYRVEGRVVSEPETRRGGHVFVELAAPTATGDEPQEGASEGLPCVAFEPTKRFRDRVRRLRVGDHVSVCGEVSDGTLKLEKFAVRDLVRTEQVTPTCPDCGRTMDSAGRNQGYRCRSCGTGTAGKAERPLERDLERGWYEVPPCARRHIAKPLVRGGFDAPTHPEW, from the coding sequence ATGACCGTCGTCGCCCTCGACGATACCGACTCGCGCGAGCGCGGGATGTGTACGACGTACGTCGCCGCGCAGATCGCCGAGCAACTGCGTCGAAGCGAGTGGTCGGTCCAGCGAATCCTCCTCGTTCGCCTCAACCCCGCCATCGAGTACAAGACGCGGGGGAACGCCGCGCTGGCGATCCACACCGACTGCGATCCCGACCGCGCGTTCGAGATCGCCCGCAAACGGCTCGAGGAACTGGCCGAAACCGGGGACGAGCGGACGAATCCGGGGCTCGTCGTCGCCGACCACGCCGCCGAGGAGCGTGCGATTCCCCGCGACGTCGGGCAATTCGCGCTGGCGGCGATCCGCGACCGTCTCAAGCCCGCCGACGCCGGGGCCCTCGTCGAACGCTGTGGCTACCGATCGTGGCACGCGGGGAACGGCCGCGGTCGGATCGGCGCGCTGGCCGCCGTCGGTGCCTGGGCAGCCCTCGCGGAGTGGACCCACGAGTACATCTCCTACCGCGAGCCCGACCGCTGGGGGACGCCCCGCGAGGTCGACCCCGAGAGCGTCTTCGAGGCGGCGGAGTGGGGCTACCCCGAAGTCTGGGATACGGTCGACCGCGGCGAGGACGAACCCGTCTGCGTCCCCCACACGCCCGGTCCGATCCTGCACGGAATCCGCGGCGACGATCCGGACGCGGTCCGGTCGGTCGCCGAGCGCATCGAGAGCGAACCCGTCGCCACGACCCAGTCGTTCGTGACGAACCAGGGGACGGACGCCCACCTCCGGAACGGTTCGATCGGCGATCTCGACGACGGGCGCGCCTATCGGGTCGAGGGCCGGGTCGTGAGCGAGCCCGAAACGCGCCGTGGCGGCCACGTCTTCGTCGAGCTCGCGGCCCCGACTGCGACCGGGGACGAACCCCAAGAGGGAGCGAGCGAGGGGCTACCCTGTGTCGCCTTCGAGCCGACCAAACGATTCCGGGATCGGGTTCGACGCCTCCGCGTCGGCGACCACGTGTCCGTCTGCGGCGAGGTGAGCGACGGGACGCTCAAGCTCGAGAAGTTCGCTGTCCGCGATCTCGTTCGGACCGAGCAGGTCACGCCGACCTGTCCGGACTGCGGGCGAACGATGGACAGCGCCGGTCGGAACCAGGGCTATCGGTGTCGATCGTGTGGGACCGGGACTGCGGGGAAAGCCGAGCGGCCCCTCGAGCGCGACCTCGAGCGCGGCTGGTACGAGGTGCCCCCGTGTGCCCGCCGACACATCGCGAAGCCGCTCGTCCGCGGTGGGTTCGACGCGCCGACACACCCCGAGTGGTAA
- a CDS encoding NCS2 family permease produces the protein MGALAAFFGFDDHDTDLETETIAGLTTFLAMSYIIVVNPAILGEAIALEGYDSGEVTQMITVATILASAAAIFVMAFWANRPFGLAPGMGLNAFFAYTVVLGLGVPWQVALAAVFVEGVVFILLTAVGARRYIIELFPEPVKFAVGAGIGVYLLFLGLQEMQIVVDDPETLVSLGNVATSAVAALSVAGLALMLILHARGIRGSIVIGIVATAVAGWALTVVGVVSPGTLTPPGSYEQVTEEGVLSLVASVQYDFTPLVAGFIDGLGMITEDPLVFVLVVFTFFFVDFFDTAGTLIGVSQIGGFLDEDGNLPEIEKPLMADAIGTTVGAMIGTSTVTTFIESSTGVEEGGRTGFTALVVGLLFLLSLLLVPVISAIPQYASYLALVVVGIIMLQGVTDIDWQHPAWAIAGGLTITVMPMTASISNGLAAGIMSYPLVKGAMGEADDVSAGQWALAVTFILYFVVYFAVDAGMVSF, from the coding sequence ATGGGGGCACTCGCAGCGTTCTTCGGATTCGACGACCACGATACCGATCTCGAGACGGAAACGATCGCGGGACTGACGACGTTCCTGGCCATGTCGTACATCATCGTCGTCAATCCGGCAATTCTCGGCGAGGCGATCGCGCTCGAGGGCTACGACTCCGGCGAGGTCACGCAGATGATTACCGTCGCGACGATCCTCGCGTCGGCGGCCGCGATCTTCGTGATGGCGTTCTGGGCGAACAGGCCGTTCGGCCTCGCACCGGGGATGGGACTGAACGCGTTTTTCGCGTACACGGTCGTCCTCGGGCTCGGCGTCCCGTGGCAGGTCGCGCTCGCCGCCGTCTTCGTCGAGGGTGTCGTCTTCATTCTCCTGACCGCGGTCGGTGCGCGACGGTACATCATCGAACTGTTCCCCGAACCGGTCAAGTTCGCAGTGGGTGCCGGGATCGGCGTCTACCTGCTCTTCTTGGGCCTTCAGGAGATGCAGATCGTCGTCGACGATCCGGAGACGCTCGTCAGTCTGGGTAACGTCGCGACGAGCGCCGTCGCCGCGCTCTCGGTCGCCGGGCTCGCGTTGATGCTCATCTTGCACGCCCGCGGGATTCGCGGCTCGATCGTCATCGGGATCGTCGCGACCGCCGTCGCCGGTTGGGCGTTGACGGTCGTCGGCGTCGTCTCCCCGGGGACGCTCACTCCGCCCGGAAGCTACGAGCAGGTCACCGAGGAGGGCGTCCTGAGTCTGGTCGCGAGCGTCCAGTACGACTTCACGCCGCTGGTCGCCGGCTTCATCGACGGCCTCGGGATGATCACGGAGGATCCGCTCGTCTTCGTTCTGGTGGTCTTCACGTTCTTCTTCGTCGATTTCTTCGACACGGCCGGGACCCTCATCGGCGTCTCGCAGATCGGCGGCTTCCTCGACGAAGACGGCAACCTCCCCGAGATCGAAAAACCGCTGATGGCTGACGCGATCGGCACCACGGTCGGGGCGATGATCGGAACGTCGACGGTGACGACGTTCATCGAGTCCTCGACTGGCGTCGAGGAAGGGGGGCGGACCGGGTTCACGGCGCTGGTCGTCGGCCTCCTCTTCTTGCTCTCCTTGCTCCTCGTTCCGGTAATCAGTGCCATCCCGCAGTACGCGTCCTACCTCGCGCTGGTCGTCGTCGGCATCATCATGCTCCAGGGCGTCACCGACATCGACTGGCAGCATCCGGCCTGGGCGATCGCCGGCGGGCTGACGATCACGGTCATGCCGATGACTGCGTCGATTTCGAACGGACTCGCGGCCGGCATCATGAGCTATCCGCTCGTCAAAGGTGCCATGGGCGAAGCCGACGACGTGTCGGCCGGTCAGTGGGCGCTCGCGGTCACCTTCATCCTCTACTTCGTCGTCTACTTTGCCGTCGACGCCGGCATGGTCTCGTTCTGA
- a CDS encoding glutathione S-transferase N-terminal domain-containing protein, translating into MADITLYELPGCPYCAKVRSKLDELELEYDVIEVPRSHGERTEVENVSGQTGVPVINDEANGVEGMNESDDIVEYLEETYA; encoded by the coding sequence ATGGCAGACATCACGCTGTACGAACTCCCCGGCTGTCCGTACTGTGCGAAGGTCCGATCGAAACTCGACGAACTCGAACTCGAGTACGACGTCATCGAGGTGCCTCGCTCCCACGGCGAGCGCACCGAAGTCGAGAACGTCAGCGGTCAGACCGGCGTCCCGGTCATCAACGACGAGGCAAACGGCGTCGAAGGCATGAACGAGAGCGACGACATCGTCGAGTATCTCGAGGAGACGTACGCCTGA
- a CDS encoding transcriptional regulator, whose translation MSRSALVGNVTAMLEDAGFAVSDRCAIRPKSFDIAARRGEDLILVKILANIDAFNEATGHEMRRLGTYLGATPLVIGLRSRDEDLKPDVVYFRHGVPVFSPDTAYNLFIEEVPPLIYAAPGGLYVNIDGDLLADEREDRDWSLGQLASELGVSRRTVSKYEDGMNASVEVAMDLEELFEAPLTSPVDVLEGAEDVHESEATPDDPEADPDDEQVVAVLTRAGYSVHPTARSPFTAVSEDEDDSDIVLTGHSKFTKAAEKRARIMSSIGQVTRTRSVYVVDRAKQDSVDGTALVERDELAKLRNAAELRDVIRERSEYEEAA comes from the coding sequence ATGTCCCGCTCCGCACTTGTCGGCAACGTGACCGCGATGTTAGAGGACGCGGGATTCGCGGTAAGCGATCGGTGTGCGATCCGACCGAAGAGCTTCGATATCGCCGCGCGCCGCGGCGAGGACCTCATCCTCGTCAAGATCCTCGCGAACATCGACGCGTTCAACGAGGCGACGGGCCACGAGATGCGCCGGCTGGGCACCTATCTGGGGGCGACGCCGCTGGTCATCGGCCTGCGCAGTCGCGACGAGGACCTCAAACCCGACGTCGTCTACTTCCGACACGGCGTCCCCGTGTTCAGCCCCGATACGGCGTACAACCTGTTCATCGAGGAGGTCCCGCCGCTGATCTACGCCGCACCAGGCGGCCTCTACGTCAACATCGACGGTGACCTGCTGGCCGACGAACGCGAGGACCGCGACTGGAGTCTCGGCCAACTCGCCAGCGAACTCGGCGTCTCCCGACGAACCGTTTCGAAGTACGAAGACGGGATGAACGCCTCCGTCGAGGTCGCGATGGACCTCGAGGAACTGTTCGAGGCCCCCCTGACGAGCCCCGTCGACGTCCTCGAGGGGGCCGAGGACGTTCACGAGAGCGAGGCGACGCCGGACGACCCCGAGGCGGATCCGGACGACGAACAGGTGGTCGCCGTCCTCACGCGGGCCGGGTACAGCGTTCATCCGACGGCCCGATCGCCGTTTACGGCCGTCAGCGAGGACGAAGACGACAGCGACATCGTCCTCACCGGCCACTCGAAGTTTACCAAGGCGGCGGAGAAACGCGCCCGAATCATGAGTTCGATCGGGCAGGTCACGCGCACGCGATCCGTCTACGTCGTCGATCGGGCGAAACAGGACTCCGTCGACGGTACTGCGCTGGTCGAGCGCGACGAACTCGCGAAGCTCCGGAACGCGGCCGAACTTCGGGACGTCATCCGGGAGCGCTCCGAATACGAAGAGGCGGCCTGA
- a CDS encoding DNA methyltransferase codes for MADDGDRHRQSRLFTDDDGAFDADRAREESLPVEDGEVIDTDDLADHQRYVEGRGIYDERNRVNDLTGKEWKYATKSVIAEGYPPAVQHDLRSEHGGQKPPRLCAELIGRFSKAGDTVLDPFAGVGGTLLGASFCEHDGTGLREAIGFERTERWIEIYREVLEAENEERRARGEPPLAEQDMRHGDCVDLIDDVPDESVDLLLTDVPYWDMDEREQTRNERATRESKLGSFGGATTDEAAVDADEGIDDRRTKADWLADMATTFDRFTDAVAPDGHVVVFIGDMYRDQSYEFLSADLARAIESTAPLTLAANQIWYDPTKDLHVYGYPFSFVPSMVHQNVLVFRPEAASETEN; via the coding sequence ATGGCAGACGACGGGGATCGACACCGCCAGAGCCGCCTGTTCACGGACGACGACGGCGCGTTCGACGCCGACCGTGCACGGGAGGAGTCCCTGCCGGTGGAGGACGGCGAGGTGATCGATACCGACGACCTGGCCGACCACCAGCGCTACGTGGAGGGACGCGGGATCTACGACGAGCGCAATCGAGTGAACGACCTCACGGGCAAGGAGTGGAAGTACGCCACGAAGTCCGTGATCGCGGAGGGGTACCCACCCGCCGTCCAGCACGACCTGCGCAGCGAACACGGCGGCCAGAAACCGCCGCGACTCTGTGCGGAGCTGATCGGCCGGTTCAGCAAAGCCGGCGACACCGTCCTCGATCCGTTCGCGGGCGTCGGCGGGACCCTGCTCGGCGCGAGTTTCTGCGAACACGACGGCACCGGCCTCCGGGAGGCGATCGGCTTCGAGCGCACGGAGCGCTGGATCGAGATCTACCGGGAGGTCCTCGAGGCGGAAAACGAGGAGCGCCGGGCACGTGGCGAGCCACCGCTCGCCGAACAGGACATGCGACACGGCGATTGTGTCGATCTGATCGACGACGTGCCTGACGAGTCCGTCGACCTCCTGTTGACCGACGTTCCCTACTGGGACATGGACGAACGCGAGCAGACGCGCAACGAGCGGGCGACTCGAGAGAGCAAACTGGGGTCGTTCGGCGGCGCGACGACCGACGAGGCTGCCGTCGATGCGGACGAGGGGATCGACGATCGCCGGACGAAAGCCGACTGGCTGGCCGATATGGCGACCACGTTCGACCGGTTTACGGACGCCGTCGCGCCGGACGGCCACGTCGTCGTCTTCATCGGTGACATGTACCGCGACCAGTCCTACGAGTTCCTCTCGGCGGATCTCGCGCGGGCGATCGAATCGACGGCACCGTTGACGCTCGCGGCGAACCAGATCTGGTACGATCCGACGAAGGACCTGCACGTCTACGGCTACCCCTTCTCCTTCGTCCCCTCGATGGTCCACCAGAACGTCCTCGTCTTCCGACCCGAGGCGGCGTCCGAAACGGAAAACTGA